Proteins encoded in a region of the Gulosibacter sediminis genome:
- a CDS encoding adenylate kinase, translated as MTQTAPARLLIVGPPGAGKGTQATGLAEAYGIPAISTGDIFRENIKNGTELGKKVQEITAAGELVPDSLTNELVQDRIGQDDAKGGFLLDGYPRTLGQVEFLTGLLEAEGQAIDAVVQLEVDTDAVVARLLKRAQELGRVDDTEEVIRHRQDVYANETAPILGVYEQRGSLVKVDGMGSVEEVAQRILDALEARVPRA; from the coding sequence ATGACGCAAACTGCACCCGCTCGACTGCTGATTGTTGGCCCTCCCGGCGCGGGCAAGGGCACCCAGGCAACCGGCCTCGCCGAGGCCTACGGCATCCCCGCGATCTCAACCGGAGACATCTTCCGCGAGAACATCAAGAACGGCACCGAGCTCGGCAAGAAAGTGCAGGAGATCACCGCCGCTGGTGAGCTCGTGCCCGACTCGCTGACGAACGAGCTCGTGCAGGACCGCATCGGCCAGGACGACGCCAAGGGCGGCTTCCTGCTCGACGGCTACCCGCGCACGCTCGGCCAGGTCGAGTTCCTCACGGGGCTGCTCGAGGCCGAGGGTCAGGCAATCGACGCCGTGGTGCAGCTCGAGGTCGACACGGATGCAGTCGTCGCCCGCCTGCTCAAGCGTGCGCAGGAGCTCGGTCGCGTCGATGACACCGAAGAGGTCATCCGCCACCGCCAGGACGTCTACGCGAACGAGACGGCGCCGATCCTCGGCGTGTACGAACAGCGTGGCTCGCTCGTCAAGGTGGACGGCATGGGCTCGGTCGAGGAAGTCGCGCAGCGCATCCTCGACGCGCTCGAGGCACGCGTGCCGCGCGCCTAA